Proteins encoded by one window of Microplitis mediator isolate UGA2020A chromosome 1, iyMicMedi2.1, whole genome shotgun sequence:
- the LOC130674685 gene encoding alpha-glucosidase-like, with product MLRELIFISAIVFVVALPQGPLRLPWPLSEPWSLPGPWTPRQRPEPWAPGQRPEPWAPGQRPGPWAPGQRPGPGQRPPGLPGLNPRPPRPNQPRPESNNQTDSSQNYNTSVPTNSSSEWWRDSFIYQIYPRSFKDSDGDGVGDLKGVLEKIDHFVDMNVSAFWLSPIFKSPMVDFGYDISNFTAIDPIYGTIEDFNNLTEAAHKRGLKVILDWVPNHSSDDHPWFNKSVHRIKPYDDYYVWKDAKIVNGTRQPPNNWLSVFLGSAWEWNDIRQQYYLHQFAIRQPDLNFRNADLRKEMEDALVFWAKNGADGFRIDSMIFMYEDDRFLDEPVIPNTGKPANDPATLKHIYTVDQPETYDLLKSWRQKLDSLGGEKRIIMTEAYTSLPLTVKYYEYGSNVPFNFMFVTGLNNKSSALDFKRSIDSWLNSIPEGDYIANWVVDNHDNPRVANRLGPKRADELTMLAAVLPGVGVVFNGDEIGMIGAPIPWEQTVDPQACNAGIDNYLAVTRDPERTPYQWDNSTSAGFSSSNKTWLPVNPNYQSLNLANQKDDPESHYGIFKRLVALKSNDVIKKGDTEVLLATENVLSVIRRLPKQNPIVLLINFADKRVTFDAQAWLNIPSNMTVYAPSVGSNTKIGITIGTGKISLPAAASVVLN from the coding sequence ATGTTACGtgagttaatttttatctctGCGATTGTTTTTGTGGTTGCTTTACCACAAGGCCCTCTGAGATTACCTTGGCCCCTTTCTGAACCTTGGTCACTTCCTGGGCCATGGACACCTCGTCAACGACCTGAACCTTGGGCACCGGGTCAACGACCTGAACCTTGGGCACCGGGTCAACGACCTGGACCGTGGGCACCTGGTCAACGACCTGGACCTGGTCAACGACCTCCAGGATTACCTGGACTGAATCCAAGGCCACCTAGACCTAATCAACCACGTCCAGAATCAAATAATCAAACAGACTCATCACAAAACTACAATACATCAGTTCCAACCAACTCATCATCTGAATGGTGGAGAGATTCATTCATTTACCAAATTTACCCGCGAAGTTTCAAAGATAGCGATGGAGACGGTGTCGGTGACCTTAAAGGAGTCCttgaaaaaatcgaccatTTTGTTGACATGAATGTCAGCGCATTCTGGCTCTCACCGATCTTCAAATCACCAATGGTAGACTTCGGTTATGATATCTCCAATTTTACTGCAATAGATCCCATTTATGGGACTATTGAAGACTTCAACAATTTAACGGAAGCAGCGCACAAGCGTGGGCTTAAAGTGATCCTTGATTGGGTGCCCAATCATTCATCAGACGACCATCCCTGGTTTAACAAATCTGTTCACCGTATCAAGCCCTATGACGACTATTACGTCTGGAAAGACGCTAAAATAGTTAATGGAACCCGCCAGCCTCCAAACAATTGGCTCAGTGTCTTTCTTGGCTCGGCTTGGGAATGGAATGACATCCGTCAGCAGTACTATCTTCACCAATTTGCAATCCGACAGCCAGATCTTAACTTCCGAAACGCGGATCTCCGGAAAGAAATGGAAGATGCTTTAGTTTTCTGGGCTAAGAACGGCGCAGACGGATTTCGTATTGACTCGATGATTTTCATGTACGAAGACGACAGGTTTCTAGACGAGCCCGTGATTCCTAATACAGGAAAACCAGCAAATGATCCCGCGACcttaaaacatatttatacTGTAGACCAGCCTGAGACCTACGACCTCTTGAAGAGCTGGCGTCAAAAACTTGATTCTCTGGGTGGTGAGAAGCGGATTATCATGACTGAGGCCTACACTTCTTTACCACTGACTGTCAAGTATTACGAGTATGGTTCCAATGTCCCCTTCAACTTCATGTTCGTCACCGGACTGAATAACAAATCATCAGCACTAGATTTCAAGAGAAGTATTGACAGCTGGTTGAATAGCATTCCTGAGGGCGATTACATTGCTAATTGGGTGGTTGATAATCACGACAATCCACGTGTAGCTAACAGACTGGGCCCCAAGAGGGCTGATGAGCTCACGATGCTCGCTGCAGTTTTACCAGGAGTTGGAGTCGTTTTCAATGGAGACGAAATTGGAATGATCGGAGCACCCATTCCCTGGGAGCAGACTGTTGATCCCCAGGCTTGCAATGCTGGTATAGATAATTACTTGGCCGTAACTCGTGATCCCGAAAGAACACCCTATCAGTGGGACAACTCTACCAGCGCTGGATTCTCTTCTAGTAACAAAACTTGGCTGCCTGTCAATCCTAACTATCAGTCGCTGAATTTAGCTAACCAGAAAGATGATCCAGAGTCACATTATGGAATTTTCAAGAGACTAGTTGCTTTGAAATCGAACGATGTGATAAAGAAGGGAGATACTGAAGTTCTTCTGGCTACGGAAAATGTTCTCAGTGTTATTAGAAGACTGCCAAAGCAGAATCCCATTGTTTTGCTAATCAATTTCGCTGATAAGAGAGTTACCTTTGATGCACAAGCTTGGCTCAATATTCCAAGTAATATGACTGTCTACGCGCCCAGTGTAGGATCCAATACTAAGATTGGCATTACAATTGGTACGGGCAAAATCTCTTTACCAGCCGCAGCTTCAGTtgttctaaattaa